Genomic segment of Arachis hypogaea cultivar Tifrunner chromosome 11, arahy.Tifrunner.gnm2.J5K5, whole genome shotgun sequence:
TGCCATATCTTACCACAACTGCAGCTGAATAATTCGATCTTCAAGATACATAGTTTTTGATAGAAAATCAATACCAATTGTGGCCTGTttgggaaaaaaagaaaaataagtttgTTTACTAGCTAAAGACATAAAATGCAAAACTGATCTGGAAATTCAGAAGTGCATATAATGTTGGAATTCGCACAATAGAGCCTAGTTAAATTGTGTCATTATATTGCACATGAATTATCAAGAATTTggcaggaaaaaaagaaaaaaaattatctaaataatCCAAAATAATAAATGGAAAGCAGATTAATATGTAAACTGTGATGTAGTAAATGAATGGATAATAGTGGTGACAAAACCTTTGTTAAGGTACCACATTTATTATCAATTTTGTCTCATACACAAGCTTGTATTAGTGGGCTGTTGGATCCACATCAAATGGATCTCACATAGCATCAAATGGTAGGGGAGTGTGTGTTGGCTCAATATATccgaaaaaaagaatgaaaaagagtaCACAAACATTACCTCATTTTTTTACCCATGAATTCATGCTGGAAACATTTTGCTGTCTCTATCATTTCCCTCAACCTTCCGTGCTACTTTCATACactataaaatcaaattttgactaaTTTCATTTGTATCTCCATTTCAGGTAAAACCATTGCATTACATTTTAATACAAGAATTATGAGCATTATCACTCCAAAATTTGCACTATGGATCATTAGCTCTGGTGCAACAGATTATGTGACTTTCGACTTAAAAGATTTTGtaagtttttaaaatattgatcCAAATAATGTGATATTACCAAATGGGACCAAAACTGTCAGCACCATCATTAGCATAATCACATTCTCTAAAAACTTTTTCCTTAAAAATGTTTTGTACATTCCCTCTTTTGATTTCAAACTGATCTCTGTGTCAAAATTAACCTCAAATTTACATGGTCAACTGTTAATCGATGATAAGTATTGTAAAATACAAGATTGATCCACATCGAAGATAATTGGCATTGCTAAGTGTAGAGAATGGTTATATATAATGAGTAGAAAACCAGAATTCTCTCGCTTTCTCCTTCCTCCAACAAAGCAAATTTCATTGGCGGCAACTACAACTACTATTCATCACACAACACCTTCACACACTAAGCAGAATAATATTTGGCATCTTCTATTAGGACACATACTTATACATAAACTGATTTTActgaaaaaatatttctttttatagattgtattacttcaaaacttccttgTGACTCATGTCattttgcaaaataaaaaaaattatcttttgatctTAGTACAATTGAAATAAAAGATTATTGTAACTTAATTCATATGGATATCTGGGGTTCTATTTCTGTCCCTTCCAATGAAGGACATAGGTACTTTTTTACTGTGGTGAATGGCAAGAACATATTCACTTGGATTTATTTGATGAAAACTAAATCTAAAACATCACAattgattattaattttgtaaattttgtgAGAGtacgatttgaaaatcaaattaagtgTATAAGGACGGATAATGGGCTAAAATTCATTCTAAAATTCTTTTTTGCATCAACTGGcattttacaccaaacttctTGTGTAGAAATAACAGAGCAAAATGAGATTGTAGAGTGAAAACACTAGCACATTTTATGTGTTGCTAGAACACTGTTATTTCAATCAGAAATTCCACATTACTTTTGGCAATACCCAGTTGCTCACGCTATTCACCTAATTAATAGGATGCCTAGCACTAAACCGGATAATGCTAGTCATTATAAGCTTTTGTATGGTAAATTACCAGAGTATTTGGTTCTCTTGCATATATCtccacattaacaaattcaagaacaaaattagacCTAAGAGCCAGGAAAACAACTTTTCTCAGTTTTAAATTTGGAACAAAGGGTTTCCAacttattgatttaaaatcaaaagaaattttcATATCTAGAAATGTAACTTTTTataaaacttatttttcattttcacaTTCCTCTAGCACTGACATTCCTGCGGCACCCACTCGTACTCTataatgcattgatctttttcaatATGATACACCATTCACACATCATTTGTAATCATCCACACATACGACACTCACatattcaaataaatatttttcaaaatcaatgcaCTCACTAATTTCCTCACACACCATTGCACCCATTACCACACCACACATTAACAATGCACCTGCATCACAAAACTACGACATCACACATGACTGCATCACTAGAAAATCTGAAAGAGTCAAGAAAGAAACTGCCTGCTTATTTAAAGGATTAGCATTGTATTATAGCCCACGCAACTCATTCTAGCAAATTTGTCAACTCTATCTCTTTATATCTTATCTCACAACATTTGTCATATGATAAACTAACCCCAAAATATAAGTCTCTTTCTTTAGCCATCGCCTCAAATCTGGAACCTAACACTTATGAGAAAGCGAATGCACATGAATGTTGGAGAAAGGCAATTGTCTCACTGAACTCCCAAAAGGCAAGAAGGCTATAGGTTGTAAATGAATTTTTCAGGTAAAATTCAATCCCAATGACACCATAGAAAGTCACAAAGCCAGACTAGTTGCAAAAACATTCACTCAAGTGTAAGGAGTGGATTATGGAGAATTGGAGATACTTTTAGTCCAGTTGTCAAAATGACTACTTTACAAGTAATGTTAGCATTAGCAGCGGCAAAGAAATGACATTTGAAACAGCTGGACATCAATACTGCCTTTCTTCACGAAGATTTGGATAAGGAAGTTTATATGAAGATACCACCCGGTTTGGCTGTGTCACAACCAGGTTTGGTTTGTTAATTGCAAAAGTCTCtatatggacttaagcaagcaaGCAGACAATGGAACATTAAGCTCACCAACACTCTTGTTGATGCTGGTTATAAGCCGTTTTTTTTATGATCATTCCTTCTTCATCAAGAAACAATCCGAAAGCTTCACTGTCATCCTAGTATATGTGGATAACTTGATTTTAACTGGGATGACATTGGCGAAATCAATTCCATCAAACAAATTTTggatgacaaattcaaaataaaggatcttggtgatctcgaatacttcttgggaatggaagtagcacactctaactctggaattcacatttatcaacatAAGTATGCTACAGACAACACTACTTACAAACTCATCAGCCAACTCTTTTACCTCACAAACACTATACCCGATCTCTCTTATGTTGTGGGGTGTTTGAGCCAGTTTTTGGACTGTACAACCACTTCTTATCTACAAGTTTCTTTCTGCGTACTCTGATATTTAAAAGGCAGACCTGCAATTAGTCTATTCTTCACCTCTACTTCTGATTCACCGAATTTTCCGACGCTGACTGGGTTACCTGTGCCGATACTCGCCACTCTGTTGCAGGTTATTACTTCATGCTTGGAAACTCTCTCGTTAGCTAGAAGAGTAAGAAGCAAACCACCGTTGCCAAGTCCTCTGCAGAAGCTGAATACATGTCTCTTGCTATTGCCACTTGTGAAGCTACTTGGTTATCTTTCTTAATGGATTTCATTGGTTTGCTGCTTCAGAAGTCTATCATTGTATTCTGTGACAATCAATCAGCCATTCACATTACCAATAATCCCATCTTTCATGAAAGAACCAAACACATTGAAGTGGACTGCCATATTGTTTGTGAAAAACATGATCTCATTCATCTTATACCGGTTCGTTCCAAAGATCAAGTTGTTGATTTTCTTACCAAAGATCTGCCATCGAGTCATTTTCTTACTAATGTTTTCAATCTATGATTATTAGATTTATACAATTCTAGTTTGCGGAGGATATTATCtaggttatttttttattagtttaatattgatggtaattaattatagtagGAGTACATAAGGTTAACCATCAAAACTTTTTTTAGTTTTCTGTTTTCagtcatttaaaaatttttaaaatgagaaaaactcatttttctccctctctcaactttactctttttctctttcctGGTTCATCAAACTATTAACGTCAATAGTTAAGGATATGAGATTTTCTTCAGTTTCAGTAGAACTTAACCAGTTCCCTGTTCGTCCTGTAGGCGTGCTCCAAGTCTCCGACCCCTGTTCGCTCTCACCAATCACAGCTTCTTCCTCAAGACTCTTATTTCGTAGTATGAGAGTACGTACTCTTCCATAATCTGTCTATGTCTAATGCAAGGCGGGATAAAGCTACACAACCCCATGTTGGAAAAGACCCACGAGTTTGGAACTGGGAAGTGTATCTCCGATTGAAGAGTGAATCATTCACAATTTTTGTGGATAATTTACTAGACAATGTTTGAAAGAATGAATTATTTTCATATGCTCAAGTGGACAGGCAGGATAAATGACATCTATTTGGTACGTAAGAAGAGATATGGCAGGATCCATCTGTTTGCTTTCATCAGGTATACTATAAAAGGAGGAATATTAAAGGCcatcaagaagatgaatgaaatgCGATTAAGGAGTAAAGAGATCTTTGTGGGTGAAGCTAAATATAGGAAGATGATTGATGTTTGGAAAAAAATCACTACGCACAATGAAGATGTCAGGGAATCTTCTGATGGAAAAACAGGAAAGAATTAAAGAAAATGATATTGAGGTGAACGAGAAAGGAAGAGTTGTCTTGAAACACTATGGAAGTGAAGAATTAGGAGCTTAGAAGGAACCGTTGGAGTTGGGATGAGATGCAGTGGTAATGATGATGCCACAGGGACTACGGGAGACAGAGCATGACAAGGATAGAAAGGTAATTGTCGTTAAGGATTTGGATGAGTGGCatgagaattttttgaaaatgcgATCGGATAATTCTTTGGTGTATCCAGCAGTTATGGTGAGTGCAAAATCTATGAGATCTCAAACAATCAGTAACGAAGCAATCTTTGAAAGAATTGAGACTTGCAAATATGGGGATAAACAAAAAGAAGAGGTTGAGTGCGAAATCTATGGGATCTCAAACATTCAGTAACGAAGCAATCTTTGAAAGAACGGAGACTTGGGAATATGCGGATGAACGGAAAGAATGGGTTGATTTGGTGTTGAATAAAAGTTCAGTTGGGGCTGGGTTGAAGCATATAAGGCCCAATATGTTAGTGTGGTGTGGCAGCGAAGTGGCTGTGTGGTGCGACGGAAAGTATGTCGTTGTGCGTTTTAAAATGGCCTCCTTGCTGGCTGCTGCGGGCGACAGTGAAGAGAGGGTGTGGCTGGTCATGGAGCCCGCGAATGGGTTGATGCCACGGTCAACAGCGCTGACGAGGCGGATCTGGGAGCAACGCGGAAGTCAGCCGTTGGTGGCGGAGGTGATAATGTCTATGCTGAGCTTGATGGCATGGAGCGTAGGGAGGAGCGTGAAGCCGCTGATACACCCAACGAGCAGAATCAAGTCGGGAAGGAGATTGGCGGAGGTATGAATAATTGTCCAAACAGCATACTGGAGGGAAACATTCCACCAAGTGCAGTTAATGAGATCCACGCTAGTTTAGACGAGAGTGGTAAGTAGCATGTTGGCATATGTTTGATGAGGGGTGATGCAGTGCATGACTCAGATTTAGAGTATGAGAATACAGTGGTGGAGGAAACTGGGTTGAAGGATGAATTGACTGTAAGGAACTTGGAAGATTTAGGGGATTCAGAGCAAGATGCAGACAGTGAAACTAATCAAGATGGGTACGGAAGAAGTTGGGATAAAGATATGGCTGGAAAACAGGGCTGTTTGGGATCTGGCGATCGAATCAGGAGCGGTTTTATAAGACGAAGATGAGACGAAGATGGGGACATTATAGCTATTCTTCAAGCGCAGAATGAAGTATTGGCACAAAAAAGAATGCAAGCAGAACAGAAGGAGCTGCCCCAAAAACCGGAATAAGGTgtgtaataaaatttttaaatgattttagttCATGGAATGTGAGGGGTTTAGGAGGTGTTAGAAGGTGGGGAATGGTAAAAAATTTAAGCGTAAAAATAATGTGAATATGTTAGAATTGATAGAGACAAAGAAGAATGTGATTATTAAGCTTGATGTAGTGCAATTTTGGGGTAATGATATGGTGGGTTGAGAAGTTGTGGGATCGGAAGGTGCTTCCAAAGGTTTATTATAATGTGAGATGATATGATATTTAAgtgaataagtaattgttacaaaAAGGAGAGATTGTTGTGTATAGAAGGGGAATTGACAAACAATAATTTTCATTGTGCGGTTTGTTTGGTGTATGGTGCGCATACAAGAAAGGTTGCTGTGTGGGAAGAGTTGAGTTTTTTTATCGGAACTAtgtcaaagtttttttttttttttgttacatggGTGACTTCAGTGAGGTTGTGCAGTTGGTAGAAAGCAAAAGGCGCTAGTGTGTACATGATATAGAACTGGGGGTATAGAACTGAATGACCGTACGTTTACGTGGTTCAGAGGTCAATAGTGCAGTCGAACTGATAGAATAGCGGTGAGTTTGGTTTTGTTGTTATCATTTGAAGCAGTTGGTTAAAAAGGAATCACAGAatcttcaaaaattaagaaataggTATTGTGGAAATAGTCAACAAGACGATTAGCAGTTACAAAGAGTGGAATGATATTTGATCTTTGGGTTGTTGATGGCATTGACGAAGATGATTAGAAATTAATTTgttttatctatttaatatttttcttttgatgctccactttattgtgttgagctttttgtttcaaaaaaaaaagtaaatcagCATTTTACTTGAGAAACAAAGACATGATCTTGGATCTGAAAACGCGTAACAAACCTGTTAGTGTTGACGAATTTGTCGTACATGAATTGGGTGATGATGCTGGTTTTTCCGACGAATTGATCACCTAAGATCAGAAACTATCTTTGTCAACTGAATTGCCAAATGATATTTTCATCCGTGCACCCAATTCACCCAGCATTGAGTTAATTATGTTTTTCCTATAGGCAGCTTTTTTCTTAATCAAATATTCTGATTCAAAATCTTCAAGATGAACTAAATGGGATGCTGCTTCTTTCTGTAGTCCTTTTCCCTTTATCATCAGCCTCACATGTTCAACATCATCCCATCTCCCTTCAGCAGCATAGATGTTTGACAGCATTATATAAGGACCAATATCCAGTGGTTCCATCTCAATAAGTCTCTTGGCTGCAAACTCTCCAAGCTCTAGGTCTATATGCGTCCTACAACCAGAAAGCAATGCACCCCATAATACAGATCCAGCCTTGGGGACCTTTCTTATAAGATCTTCCGAGTTTTTCACCAAACCAGCTCGAGCTAGGAGATCAACCATGCAACCATAGTGTTCAACCTTGGGTTCAATTTTGTAAACTCGACACATGAGGCCAAAATACCAACAACCCTCCATGACCATACCTGCATGTGTACATGCAGATAAGACGCTAATGAAAGTAGCATCATTTGGCTGCAAACCTGACTTCTCCATCTCCAAGAATAGTTCCAAAGCTTTGTCCCCACTGCCATGCAAGCCATATGCCATGATCATAGAGTTCCATGATACAACGCTCTTAACTGGCATCTTGTTAAAAACATCTCTAGCCAGATCCATAGCCCCACATTTTGCATACGTTGTCAGAAGACAGGTTGAAAGCAAGAcatcaggtttaatgttcctaCTTTTGATAAAAGAATGAACCCAAATGCCCACATCAATCCTCCCTAAATTAGCACATGCCGTCAGCACGCTCACCATGGTAGCCTCATTTGGCACAACTTCGCCACTGTCCATCATCCTCTCAAACATTCTCAAACACTCACTGAACTTCTTGACCCGCACATACAATGCCAACATGGAATTCCACGAAACTACATTCCTCACAGGCATCAGGTCAAACAACTCAAGAGCCCTAAAAACATCCTCAATCCTTGCATACCCATCAACCATACAATTCCAAGACACTACATCTCTGACAGGCATTCTCTCAAACAACTCATTCGCAGACTCCAAATCACGAACTTCCACATACCCTGCGATCAGCGAATTCCAACTAAAAACATCCCTCtctggcatttcatcaaacaactGGCGAGCATCTCCAATTCCTCCATTCTTCATATACCCATCTATCATCGAGTTATAACTCACCAAATCCAACACAGAACTTCCCTCAAATACCGCACGTGCATCCGCAACCCTCCCAAAAACCGAGTACATCCGTATCAGTGAGTTCCTAACAAACAAATCTGATTCAAACCCGAATTTCACCACCCTGGCATGCCCTTTTTCCCCTTCTCCCACGGACCCAACATCCCCAGAAATCTTGATCAGAATCGGGAACGTGTAGTGATTTGGCTCAACACAGCGGGAGATCATTCTGTCGTAGTAGAAGCGAAGCGCCCCGGAGGAATCGCCCCTGCGAGCGTGGCTCCGCATGATGGTGTTGCAGAGGAAAGCATCAGGCTGGCGCACGTAATCGAACAGGTGAGTGGCACGTGGGGCAGTGAGGGGGTCAGAGCAGAGCTTCTTGATCGCCCTGCCAGCTGCGAGAGGGTTCTGGAAGATTCCAGAAACGAGGAGCTGGGTGTGGACCTGGTTGAACTGTCGAATGCCGGCGCATGAGTCAAGCAAGAATAAGATGGGGTGGGTTGGATCTAGTGTGGGTAAGATTTGTTCGGAGAGGCTGAGGTTGCTGTTGTGCAGTGATGGTGAACGAGAGCGGGACAGAGAAGATAGTTTAGGCCTAACTGCCATTTCGTTTAGGCGGTACGGTGTTGGTTTCAGTTCCTTTTAGCTTCAACTTGAATGTTATAACGGTCCATCTAAATTTAGGAGACACAAATTATTTTAGATACCGAAAAAACAACGGTGTTTTGTTTAAATAGGGATGTTTGCCGTGTTTTATAGAGTTGTGGATGTATCAAAAAAGGAATCCAACGTGTTAACGTGTCAGCTAGACAGCAACACATAAATAGCGTGTTGTTTGCTGTCTCCATCCAAGAGGCAACCTTGGTATATAAAACTGAAGGAGGAAAGGGATTGGAGTGCATACCATCTTTGTTTTTCTTCACTATCACCGTACATTCTCAGCTCATCAAGCCAAGGTGCATTGATTAGCGGCCCCAAAGACGCGAATGCCACGTGTCAACATCCAAGTAGCATGCAGGTTGTGTGTTATCCTCGTCTCGCCACGTGTCTTTCATTTGTGTAGCACGCAAGTTGCGTGTTAAGATCAACGCACCATGTGTCTCCATTCTACGCAGCACGCAGGCTGCGTGTTAACAGTGATGCGCCACGTGTCACACATGCAGCAGCACGGAAGATGCGTGTTGCCACATGTCTCCTCGCAAGCGGCAAGCTCTGCACCGGGAACAACAGTCATTAATTATGAGGGTTGAGGGTTGGTAGCCCGGGTGTATAAAAGGGTGGTGGGACTGGGGTTGTTTTCATTGTCTTATTTGAGAGTGACAAAGGAGTGGCGAGGTTTGGGGTTTAGGaatgttttaaattatttttaaagttgAGAGTgagattaatatatttataatggcACGTGATTATACTGGGGTCGTGTTTCTatagggttacctgaaactggaggtcgatctcggatgagatcttcggtaCAGGTCGGAGACGgcatgtccggctggctggtggcggccggagctgtcgtgtccgacttgttggacttgctgcactgctgatccttggccaccgaagggttgggggtacctgcaagagactccgatgcttaagttagcacgggtattaagcaggttttatgtagaatcagagtatgagttatacctgggtgctccagtgtatttatagtagtgtgagctgacctttctgataagataagttagttatcttatcttatcttatcctgttttggatgaagtcagcttatcttcaagggaaccgcctttatctctgtaggctgggatttgcctttggatttgggtcgtgttcctctatttgggccctttattgggctttcctgtcgatttggccgagctcttttagaAGAAGTCGGGTAGtctaacctgaagaggtcggtcgctttttcgccaatcatcccgggtcgggtagcttgacccagggtatgaacagtgcccctgcttgagttcggtcttcttttttgaggtcgagtccttttgACTTCGATCTTTAGTGAAACCGAgttcgagcattttgtcgatttcttccttTGGTAGActctttttgaatgtagaacgttttcctctaaaggcACGCGCTTTTATAAGAGCTTTTTTTTGGGAACgcaagcggttttaatatccgcatttaattggcatttaatTGCCCCATTCtcccttggcttttattttgaatttctcgaTCAGaagacggtttctcttcttcgcttcttcttcgtaacttctttctcactttcaacTCTTTGATTTTTCTGAAGCCTCCGCCTGTAGCTTTCGCGTTTCAGCCCAGTGACGTTGCTTTGTGACTTTGCTTTTTCGTGGGGGAAGGGGTGATTCTGGATTTTGCCTTCTACTTTTCTGCCTTTCTTTGCAGCTTTCTCATTTCAaggtttggttcttctttcttttctccctcTACGCCATTTTGTGTCTGT
This window contains:
- the LOC112720692 gene encoding pentatricopeptide repeat-containing protein At4g18840 → MAVRPKLSSLSRSRSPSLHNSNLSLSEQILPTLDPTHPILFLLDSCAGIRQFNQVHTQLLVSGIFQNPLAAGRAIKKLCSDPLTAPRATHLFDYVRQPDAFLCNTIMRSHARRGDSSGALRFYYDRMISRCVEPNHYTFPILIKISGDVGSVGEGEKGHARVVKFGFESDLFVRNSLIRMYSVFGRVADARAVFEGSSVLDLVSYNSMIDGYMKNGGIGDARQLFDEMPERDVFSWNSLIAGYVEVRDLESANELFERMPVRDVVSWNCMVDGYARIEDVFRALELFDLMPVRNVVSWNSMLALYVRVKKFSECLRMFERMMDSGEVVPNEATMVSVLTACANLGRIDVGIWVHSFIKSRNIKPDVLLSTCLLTTYAKCGAMDLARDVFNKMPVKSVVSWNSMIMAYGLHGSGDKALELFLEMEKSGLQPNDATFISVLSACTHAGMVMEGCWYFGLMCRVYKIEPKVEHYGCMVDLLARAGLVKNSEDLIRKVPKAGSVLWGALLSGCRTHIDLELGEFAAKRLIEMEPLDIGPYIMLSNIYAAEGRWDDVEHVRLMIKGKGLQKEAASHLVHLEDFESEYLIKKKAAYRKNIINSMLGELGARMKISFGNSVDKDSF